From Vogesella sp. XCS3, the proteins below share one genomic window:
- a CDS encoding SDR family NAD(P)-dependent oxidoreductase — translation MRKIALITGGSRGLGKHTALALAAQGCDLILTYQQNRAAADEVLAAVRASGAQAVALPLDVGRSQDFAAFAARVAEVLPQQFGRSQFDFLVNNAGIGIHAAFADTSEAQFDQLMQIHLKGPFFLTQALLPLLADGGRIVNLSSGLARFALPGFAAYAMMKGGIEVMTRYLAKELGARGIAVNTVAPGAIATDFGNGSVRDNPELNRFVASQTALGRVGEADDIGGAIAALLSDGSRWVNAQRIEVSGGMML, via the coding sequence ATGCGCAAGATTGCTCTCATCACCGGCGGCAGCCGTGGCCTAGGTAAACACACCGCCCTGGCACTGGCCGCCCAGGGTTGCGACCTCATCCTGACCTACCAGCAAAACCGCGCCGCCGCCGACGAAGTGCTAGCGGCGGTACGCGCCAGCGGCGCACAGGCCGTGGCGCTGCCGCTGGACGTTGGCCGTAGCCAGGACTTTGCCGCCTTTGCCGCCCGCGTGGCCGAGGTGCTGCCACAGCAGTTCGGCCGCTCGCAGTTTGATTTTCTGGTGAACAATGCCGGCATCGGCATCCATGCTGCCTTTGCCGACACCAGCGAAGCACAGTTCGACCAGTTGATGCAGATTCATCTGAAAGGCCCGTTCTTCCTGACCCAGGCGCTGCTGCCCCTGCTGGCCGACGGCGGGCGCATCGTCAACCTGTCCAGCGGCCTGGCCCGCTTTGCCCTGCCCGGTTTTGCCGCTTACGCCATGATGAAGGGCGGCATCGAGGTGATGACGCGCTACCTGGCCAAAGAGCTGGGTGCGCGCGGCATTGCCGTCAATACGGTAGCGCCCGGTGCCATTGCCACCGATTTTGGCAACGGCAGCGTGCGCGACAATCCGGAGCTGAACCGGTTTGTGGCCAGCCAGACCGCGCTGGGCCGCGTCGGCGAGGCCGACGATATCGGCGGCGCCATTGCCGCCTTGCTATCCGACGGCAGCCGCTGGGTGAATGCGCAGCGTATCGAGGTGTCTGGCGGCATGATGCTGTAA
- a CDS encoding LysR family transcriptional regulator: MEQLDCMRVFLRVAELGSFVRAAESLGLPRTTVSEAVQRLEAKLGTRLLQRTTRRVQLTQDGLLYSERCRDLLADFDELGSLFQGSEAALAGRLRVDMSSGIARHMVLPQLPAFLAAHPGIVLELSSTDRRVDLVREGFDCVVRVGTVGDDSLVCRPLGCLPQANCASPAYLQQYGWPQQLADLASHRLVHYVAQLGSRPAGFEYRDAAGQRCLQPVVGQLHVNSADAYLAACLAGMGIIQVPRSAVAGLLANGSLCEVLPQWQAPPMAVNLLYPTRRHQPPRVQRFMQWLDGVIRPQLVPLDGSA, translated from the coding sequence ATGGAGCAGCTGGATTGCATGCGGGTGTTTTTACGGGTGGCCGAGCTGGGCAGCTTTGTGCGGGCAGCAGAAAGCCTGGGCCTGCCGCGCACCACGGTGTCGGAGGCCGTACAGCGGCTGGAAGCCAAACTGGGCACGCGGCTGCTGCAGCGGACCACGCGCCGCGTGCAGCTTACCCAGGATGGTCTGCTGTACAGCGAGCGTTGCCGCGACTTACTGGCCGATTTCGACGAGCTGGGCAGCTTGTTCCAGGGTAGTGAGGCCGCGCTGGCCGGCCGGCTGCGGGTGGATATGTCCAGCGGCATTGCCCGCCACATGGTGCTGCCGCAGCTGCCAGCGTTTCTGGCGGCGCACCCTGGCATTGTGCTGGAGCTATCCAGTACCGACCGGCGGGTGGACTTGGTGCGCGAGGGTTTCGACTGCGTGGTACGCGTTGGTACCGTGGGGGACGACAGCCTGGTGTGCCGGCCACTGGGTTGCCTGCCGCAGGCCAATTGCGCCAGCCCGGCTTACCTGCAGCAGTATGGTTGGCCGCAGCAGCTTGCCGATCTGGCCAGCCATAGGCTGGTGCATTACGTAGCGCAGCTGGGCAGCCGTCCGGCGGGCTTCGAATACCGCGATGCCGCTGGCCAGCGTTGCCTGCAGCCGGTGGTGGGGCAGTTGCACGTGAATAGTGCCGACGCTTACCTGGCGGCCTGCCTGGCCGGCATGGGCATCATCCAGGTGCCGCGTTCGGCAGTGGCGGGTCTGCTGGCCAACGGCAGCTTGTGCGAGGTGCTGCCGCAGTGGCAGGCGCCACCCATGGCGGTGAACCTGTTGTACCCCACACGCCGCCATCAGCCGCCACGGGTGCAGCGCTTCATGCAATGGCTGGATGGTGTCATCCGGCCGCAGCTGGTGCCGCTAGACGGCAGTGCCTGA